The proteins below are encoded in one region of Candidatus Methylomirabilis tolerans:
- the rplK gene encoding 50S ribosomal protein L11, whose translation MAKKVTAIVKLQVPAGKANPAPPVGPALGQHGVNIMEFCKAFNAQTTSEEGLVIPVVITIYADRSFTFVTKTPPAAILLKQAVGIAKASKEPNRTKVGKVTRKQVEEIARTKMPDLNALSLEAAVRIIEGTAKTMGIDVV comes from the coding sequence ATGGCAAAAAAAGTTACAGCGATTGTAAAACTTCAGGTTCCAGCCGGTAAGGCCAACCCAGCACCGCCGGTCGGCCCTGCACTCGGCCAGCATGGCGTTAACATTATGGAGTTCTGCAAGGCCTTCAATGCGCAGACGACGTCAGAAGAAGGTCTGGTGATTCCTGTTGTCATCACTATTTACGCAGACCGGTCTTTTACGTTTGTCACCAAGACTCCTCCGGCGGCAATTCTGCTCAAACAGGCTGTTGGAATCGCGAAGGCCTCGAAGGAACCCAACCGCACGAAGGTAGGAAAGGTAACCAGGAAGCAGGTGGAAGAGATCGCGCGAACGAAGATGCCGGACTTGAATGCGCTGTCGCTTGAGGCGGCTGTCAGGATTATCGAGGGAACGGCGAAGACCATGGGGATCGATGTGGTCTAG
- the nusG gene encoding transcription termination/antitermination protein NusG yields the protein MTQSWYVIHTYSGFENKVKESIEQRAAALGLSDKISQVMIPTEDVVELKKGKRTVSSRKFFPGYVLIKAEMSEQLWYLVKNTPKVTGFVGPATHPTPVPEEQVQTILQQVEEGAERPKHRVMFLRGESVRVIDGPFANFTGLVDEVKPEKGRLKVMVSIFGRPTPVDLEFLQVEKV from the coding sequence AGAACAAGGTGAAGGAGAGTATTGAGCAACGGGCTGCTGCGCTTGGGCTGTCTGATAAGATTTCCCAGGTCATGATTCCTACTGAAGATGTGGTTGAACTTAAGAAGGGAAAGCGAACGGTTTCCTCGCGTAAATTCTTTCCAGGATATGTCCTAATTAAGGCGGAGATGTCAGAGCAGCTTTGGTATCTCGTCAAGAATACTCCGAAAGTAACCGGCTTTGTTGGCCCGGCTACCCACCCAACCCCGGTTCCAGAGGAGCAGGTACAAACTATCCTGCAACAGGTAGAGGAAGGGGCCGAGCGACCGAAGCACAGAGTCATGTTCCTTCGTGGGGAAAGTGTTCGGGTTATCGATGGCCCGTTTGCCAACTTTACTGGCCTTGTTGATGAGGTCAAACCTGAAAAGGGGCGGTTGAAGGTGATGGTCAGCATCTTCGGAAGGCCGACCCCGGTCGACCTTGAGTTCCTACAGGTTGAAAAGGTCTGA